From a region of the Streptomyces sp. NBC_00193 genome:
- the secF gene encoding protein translocase subunit SecF produces the protein MSKLGDLGAKLYRGEVGYDFVGKRFVWYGVSILITITAIVALAVQGLNMGIEFKGGAVFTTPKSSISETHAREVAEKASGHDAVVQKLGTGALRIQISDLDTNAAADVKAKLATDFKMDAAQINADLVGPSWGEQIANKAWTGLGVFMVLVVIYLAIAFEWRMAIAALIALIHDLTITVGVYALVGFEVTPGTVIGLLTILGYSLYDTVVVFDGLKEGSKDITKQTRWTYSEVANRSINGTLVRSINTTVVALLPVGALLFIGGGFLGAGMLNDISLSLFVGLAAGAYSSIFIATPLVVDLKEREPAMKALKKRVLAKRASAEARGEAPEGAGTEDAPEVVAQGRSGRRR, from the coding sequence ATGTCGAAGCTCGGAGATCTCGGCGCCAAGCTGTACCGGGGTGAGGTCGGCTACGACTTCGTCGGCAAGCGCTTCGTCTGGTACGGCGTGTCCATCCTGATCACCATCACGGCGATCGTGGCCCTGGCCGTTCAGGGCCTCAACATGGGCATCGAGTTCAAGGGTGGTGCCGTCTTCACCACCCCGAAGTCCTCCATCTCGGAGACCCACGCCCGCGAGGTCGCGGAGAAGGCCTCCGGCCATGACGCGGTCGTCCAGAAGCTCGGTACCGGTGCCCTGCGCATCCAGATCTCGGATCTGGACACCAACGCCGCGGCCGACGTGAAGGCGAAGCTCGCCACCGACTTCAAGATGGACGCGGCTCAGATCAACGCGGACCTGGTCGGCCCCAGCTGGGGCGAGCAGATCGCCAACAAGGCGTGGACCGGCCTCGGCGTGTTCATGGTCCTCGTGGTGATCTACCTGGCCATCGCCTTCGAGTGGCGGATGGCGATCGCGGCGCTCATCGCGCTGATCCACGACCTCACCATCACCGTCGGCGTGTACGCGCTGGTCGGCTTCGAGGTCACCCCGGGTACGGTCATCGGTCTGCTGACCATCCTCGGTTACTCCCTCTACGACACCGTCGTCGTCTTCGACGGTCTCAAGGAGGGCTCGAAGGACATCACCAAGCAGACCCGCTGGACCTACAGCGAGGTCGCCAACCGCAGCATCAACGGCACCCTGGTCCGCTCGATCAACACCACCGTCGTGGCACTGCTCCCCGTCGGGGCGCTGCTCTTCATCGGTGGCGGCTTCCTGGGCGCCGGCATGCTGAACGACATCTCGCTGTCGCTGTTCGTCGGCCTCGCGGCCGGCGCCTACTCGTCGATCTTCATCGCGACCCCGCTGGTCGTGGACCTGAAGGAGCGCGAGCCGGCGATGAAGGCCCTGAAGAAGCGGGTGCTCGCCAAGCGGGCGTCGGCCGAGGCCAGGGGCGAGGCGCCCGAGGGCGCCGGCACCGAGGACGCGCCGGAGGTAGTGGCGCAGGGCCGTTCGGGACGCCGCCGGTGA
- the yajC gene encoding preprotein translocase subunit YajC encodes MNIMSLLPFVLIIGAMFLLTRSQKKKQQQAVQMRDQLTAGTGVRTIGGMYATVKEIGEDTVTLEVAPGVHAIYAKNAIGAVLEDEEYNRIVHGITDDLTIDTPVVPDDASSLTGDEAPKLDLGKKDEPQADEPAAEDSKGDEPKDGKSDGEAGAK; translated from the coding sequence GTGAATATCATGTCCCTCCTTCCGTTCGTGCTGATCATCGGGGCGATGTTCCTGCTGACCCGCAGCCAGAAGAAGAAGCAGCAGCAGGCCGTGCAGATGCGCGACCAGCTGACGGCCGGCACCGGCGTCCGCACCATCGGTGGCATGTACGCCACGGTGAAGGAGATCGGCGAAGACACCGTCACGCTCGAGGTGGCCCCCGGCGTCCACGCGATCTACGCGAAGAACGCCATCGGCGCCGTGCTGGAGGACGAGGAGTACAACCGCATCGTCCACGGCATCACCGATGATCTGACGATCGACACGCCGGTCGTCCCCGACGACGCGTCCTCCCTGACCGGGGACGAGGCCCCCAAGCTCGACCTGGGCAAGAAGGACGAGCCCCAGGCCGATGAGCCCGCGGCGGAGGACTCCAAGGGCGACGAGCCCAAGGACGGCAAGAGCGACGGCGAGGCCGGCGCGAAGTAG
- a CDS encoding adenine phosphoribosyltransferase, whose amino-acid sequence MTAELPSGVRDLLLSRITDVADYPKPGVMFKDITPLLADPKAFGALTDALVALAGQYGATKIVGLEARGFILAAPVAVQAGIGFVPVRKAGKLPGATLLQSYDLEYGSAEIEIHAEALCADDRVMVIDDVLATGGTAAASLELIRRAGAEVAGVAVLMELSFLPGRERLAPTLGDAPLDALIVV is encoded by the coding sequence GTGACCGCGGAGCTGCCCTCCGGCGTACGGGACCTGCTGCTCAGCCGGATCACGGACGTGGCGGACTACCCGAAGCCGGGCGTGATGTTCAAGGACATCACCCCGCTGCTGGCCGACCCGAAGGCGTTCGGCGCCCTCACGGACGCGCTGGTGGCCCTGGCCGGGCAGTACGGAGCGACGAAGATCGTCGGGCTGGAGGCGCGGGGATTCATCCTGGCGGCTCCGGTGGCCGTACAGGCGGGCATCGGCTTCGTGCCGGTCCGCAAGGCCGGGAAACTGCCCGGGGCGACGCTCCTGCAGTCCTACGACCTGGAGTACGGGTCGGCGGAGATCGAGATCCACGCGGAGGCGCTGTGCGCCGACGACCGGGTCATGGTCATCGACGACGTGCTCGCCACCGGTGGCACCGCGGCCGCCTCGCTGGAGCTGATCCGGCGGGCCGGGGCGGAGGTCGCCGGGGTCGCGGTCCTGATGGAGCTCTCGTTCCTTCCGGGCCGTGAGCGGCTGGCGCCGACGCTGGGCGATGCTCCGCTCGACGCGCTGATCGTGGTCTGA
- a CDS encoding bifunctional (p)ppGpp synthetase/guanosine-3',5'-bis(diphosphate) 3'-pyrophosphohydrolase translates to MPDEVQPISAAQPDPQPEQPAAAAAATPPPAPPAPPVKPASAKSAGSSNRVRARLARLGVQKTNPYNPVLEPLLRIVRSNDPKIETATLRQIEQAYQVAERWHRGQKRKSGDPYITHPLAVTTILAELGMDPATLMAGLLHDTVEDTEYGLEDLRRDFGDAVTLLVDGVTKLDRVKFGEAAQAETVRKMVVAMAKDPRVLVIKLADRLHNMRTMRYLKREKQEKKARETLEIYAPLAHRLGMNTIKWELEDLAFAILYPKMYDEIVRLVAERAPKRDEYLTVVTDEVQADLRAARIKATVTGRPKHYYSVYQKMIVRGRDFAEIYDLVGIRVLVDTVRDCYAALGTVHARWNPVPGRFKDYIAMPKFNMYQSLHTTVIGPSGKPVELQIRTFDMHRRAEYGIAAHWKYKQQTVAGASKVRTDVPQAAKGTAGHDTVNDMAWLRQLLDWQKETEDPSEFLDSLRFDLSRNEVFVFTPKGDVIALPAGATPVDFSYAVHTEVGHRTIGARVNGRLVPLESTLDNGDLVEVFTSKAEGAGPSRDWLGFVKSPRARNKIRAWFSKERRDEAIEHGKDAIARAMRKQNLPIQRILTGDSLVTLAHEMRYPDISSLYAAIGEGHVTAQNVVQKLVQALGGEDAANEDIEDSIPPARGRSTRRGNADPGVVVKGVEDVWVKLARCCTPVPGDPIIGFVTRGSGVSVHRADCVNVDSLSQQPERMLEVEWAPTQSSVFLVAIQVEALDRSRLLSDVTRVLSDQHVNILSAAVQTSRDRVATSRFTFEMGDPKHLGHVLKAVRGVEGVYDVYRVTSARRP, encoded by the coding sequence TTGCCAGACGAGGTCCAGCCAATCTCTGCCGCGCAGCCCGACCCGCAGCCCGAGCAGCCGGCCGCGGCGGCCGCCGCCACGCCCCCGCCGGCGCCGCCGGCCCCGCCGGTCAAGCCCGCGTCCGCGAAGTCGGCCGGGTCCTCCAATCGGGTGCGCGCCCGGCTGGCCCGCCTCGGCGTCCAGAAGACCAACCCGTACAACCCGGTCCTGGAACCGCTGCTCCGCATAGTCCGCAGCAACGACCCGAAGATCGAGACGGCCACCCTGCGCCAGATCGAGCAGGCGTACCAGGTCGCCGAGCGCTGGCACCGCGGCCAGAAGCGCAAGAGCGGCGACCCGTACATCACCCACCCGCTCGCGGTGACCACGATCCTCGCCGAGCTGGGCATGGACCCGGCCACCCTGATGGCGGGGCTGCTCCACGACACCGTCGAGGACACCGAGTACGGGCTGGAGGACCTGCGGCGCGACTTCGGCGACGCGGTGACCCTGCTCGTCGACGGAGTCACCAAGCTCGACCGCGTCAAGTTCGGCGAGGCCGCCCAGGCCGAGACCGTCCGCAAGATGGTCGTGGCCATGGCCAAGGACCCCCGGGTCCTGGTCATCAAGCTCGCCGACCGCCTGCACAACATGCGCACCATGCGCTACCTCAAGCGGGAGAAGCAGGAGAAGAAGGCCCGCGAGACCCTTGAGATCTACGCCCCGCTGGCGCACCGGCTGGGCATGAACACCATCAAGTGGGAGCTGGAGGACCTCGCCTTCGCGATCCTCTACCCCAAGATGTACGACGAGATCGTGCGGCTGGTGGCCGAAAGGGCCCCCAAGCGCGACGAGTACCTCACCGTCGTCACCGACGAGGTGCAGGCCGACCTCCGGGCCGCCCGCATCAAGGCCACCGTCACCGGGCGCCCCAAGCACTACTACAGCGTCTACCAGAAGATGATCGTGCGCGGCCGCGACTTCGCCGAGATCTACGACCTGGTCGGCATCCGGGTCCTCGTCGACACCGTCCGGGACTGCTACGCCGCCCTCGGCACCGTGCACGCGCGATGGAACCCGGTCCCCGGCCGGTTCAAGGACTACATCGCGATGCCGAAGTTCAACATGTACCAGTCGCTCCACACGACGGTCATCGGACCCAGCGGCAAGCCCGTGGAGCTCCAGATCCGCACCTTCGACATGCACCGCCGTGCCGAGTACGGCATCGCCGCGCACTGGAAGTACAAGCAGCAGACCGTCGCCGGCGCCTCGAAGGTACGCACGGACGTGCCGCAGGCGGCCAAGGGCACCGCGGGCCACGACACCGTCAACGACATGGCCTGGCTGCGCCAGCTGCTGGACTGGCAGAAGGAGACCGAGGACCCGAGCGAGTTCCTCGACTCCCTGCGCTTCGACCTCTCGCGCAACGAGGTCTTCGTCTTCACGCCCAAGGGTGACGTCATCGCCCTGCCGGCCGGGGCCACCCCCGTCGACTTCTCGTACGCCGTCCACACCGAGGTCGGCCACCGGACCATAGGGGCGCGGGTCAACGGGCGGCTCGTACCGCTCGAATCGACCCTCGACAACGGCGACCTGGTCGAGGTCTTCACCTCCAAGGCCGAGGGCGCCGGCCCGTCCCGTGACTGGCTGGGCTTCGTCAAGTCCCCGCGGGCCCGCAACAAGATCCGCGCCTGGTTCTCCAAGGAGCGCCGCGACGAGGCGATCGAACACGGCAAGGACGCCATCGCGCGGGCCATGCGCAAGCAGAACCTGCCGATCCAGCGCATCCTGACCGGGGACTCCCTCGTCACCCTCGCGCACGAGATGCGCTACCCCGACATCTCCTCGCTCTACGCGGCGATCGGCGAGGGCCACGTCACCGCGCAGAACGTCGTCCAGAAGCTGGTCCAGGCCCTCGGCGGCGAGGACGCGGCCAACGAGGACATCGAGGACAGCATCCCGCCCGCCCGCGGCCGCAGCACCCGCCGCGGCAACGCCGACCCCGGCGTGGTCGTCAAGGGCGTCGAGGACGTGTGGGTCAAGCTGGCCCGCTGCTGCACCCCGGTGCCGGGCGACCCCATCATCGGGTTCGTCACCCGCGGCAGCGGCGTATCGGTTCACCGTGCCGACTGCGTCAACGTGGACTCCCTCTCCCAGCAGCCCGAGCGGATGCTGGAGGTCGAGTGGGCGCCCACCCAGTCCTCCGTCTTCCTGGTCGCCATCCAGGTCGAGGCGCTGGACCGGTCCCGGCTGCTGTCGGACGTCACCCGCGTCCTGTCGGACCAGCACGTGAACATCCTGTCGGCGGCCGTGCAGACCTCGCGTGACCGCGTCGCCACCTCCCGGTTCACCTTCGAGATGGGCGACCCGAAGCACCTGGGCCACGTCCTGAAGGCCGTACGGGGCGTCGAGGGCGTCTACGACGTCTACCGCGTGACCTCGGCCCGCAGGCCGTAG
- the ruvB gene encoding Holliday junction branch migration DNA helicase RuvB, translating to MNWDDESDDRIVAAAADGEDTAVEAALRPKDLGEFVGQEKVRQQLDLVLKAARQRGATADHVLLSGAPGLGKTTLSMIIAAEMGAPIRITSGPAIQHAGDLAAILSSLQEGEVLFLDEIHRMSRPAEEMLYMAMEDFRVDVIVGKGPGATAIPLELPPFTLVGATTRAGLLPPPLRDRFGFTGHMEFYAPEELERVIHRSARLLDVEIDTAGAAEIAGRSRGTPRIANRLLRRVRDYAQVRADGVINRTVAGTALKVYEVDERGLDRLDRAVLEALLKLFGGGPVGLSTLAVAVGEERETVEEVAEPFLVREGLLARTPRGRVATPAAWAHLGLVPPQHAGNGSSGQQGLFGT from the coding sequence GTGAACTGGGATGACGAGAGCGACGACCGGATCGTCGCAGCCGCGGCGGACGGCGAGGACACCGCCGTCGAGGCGGCCCTGCGGCCCAAGGACCTCGGCGAGTTCGTCGGGCAGGAGAAGGTCCGCCAGCAGCTGGACCTCGTCCTGAAGGCGGCCCGCCAGCGCGGTGCCACCGCCGATCACGTGCTGCTGTCGGGCGCCCCCGGGCTGGGGAAGACCACCCTGTCCATGATCATCGCGGCCGAGATGGGCGCGCCCATCCGGATCACCTCCGGCCCCGCCATCCAGCACGCGGGCGACCTCGCCGCCATCCTCTCCTCCCTCCAGGAGGGCGAGGTCCTCTTCCTCGACGAGATCCACCGCATGTCCCGGCCCGCCGAGGAGATGCTCTACATGGCCATGGAGGACTTCCGCGTCGACGTGATCGTGGGCAAGGGCCCGGGAGCCACCGCCATCCCGCTGGAGCTGCCCCCGTTCACCCTCGTCGGTGCCACGACCCGGGCCGGTCTGCTCCCGCCCCCGCTGCGCGACCGCTTCGGCTTCACCGGCCACATGGAGTTCTACGCCCCCGAGGAGCTGGAGCGCGTCATCCACCGCTCAGCGCGGCTCCTCGACGTGGAGATCGACACCGCCGGAGCCGCCGAGATCGCCGGCCGCTCGCGCGGAACCCCCCGTATCGCCAACCGGCTGCTGCGCCGCGTCCGCGACTACGCCCAGGTCAGGGCCGACGGCGTGATCAACCGCACGGTCGCCGGCACCGCCCTGAAGGTCTACGAGGTAGACGAGCGCGGGCTCGACCGGCTGGACCGGGCCGTCCTGGAGGCGCTCCTGAAGCTCTTCGGCGGGGGACCCGTCGGCCTGTCGACGCTCGCGGTCGCCGTCGGCGAGGAGCGGGAGACGGTGGAAGAGGTGGCCGAGCCGTTCCTCGTCCGGGAAGGGCTGCTGGCCCGGACCCCCCGGGGGCGGGTCGCGACCCCGGCCGCATGGGCTCACCTGGGACTTGTTCCGCCGCAGCACGCCGGGAACGGATCAAGCGGACAACAGGGCCTCTTCGGGACCTGA
- a CDS encoding peptidylprolyl isomerase has product MVTSDQRRRQLAREKYERQQKRRAEARQKSRRRLAVIGAAVAVVVATLVGLVAGGVFDKDKKDEAADPAATPSASPTPQQSPSPAMAIDAKAKYTFDLKTSAGDVKFEMDAAKTPQTVNSFKSLADKNFFDNTKCHRLTTSGIFVLQCGDPQGTGMGGPGYTIADENLDSLGKPNETGQVIYPAGTVAMANTGKPGSGGSQFFLVYKDSPLTPTYTPFGKIDAAGLKVLEEVAKAGTADGQQDGAPKTPVTIEKGTVTQN; this is encoded by the coding sequence GTGGTCACGAGCGATCAGCGGCGGCGCCAGCTCGCCAGGGAGAAGTACGAACGCCAGCAGAAGCGGCGTGCCGAAGCGCGGCAGAAGTCGCGCAGGCGGCTCGCCGTGATCGGTGCGGCGGTGGCCGTGGTCGTGGCGACGCTGGTCGGCCTCGTGGCCGGCGGTGTCTTCGACAAGGACAAGAAGGACGAGGCGGCCGATCCGGCCGCGACCCCTTCGGCCTCGCCCACCCCGCAGCAGTCCCCCTCCCCGGCGATGGCGATCGACGCCAAGGCGAAGTACACCTTCGACCTGAAGACCAGCGCGGGCGACGTCAAGTTCGAGATGGACGCGGCGAAGACCCCGCAGACGGTCAACTCGTTCAAGTCGCTCGCCGACAAGAACTTCTTCGACAACACCAAGTGCCACCGCCTGACGACGAGCGGGATCTTCGTCCTGCAGTGCGGCGACCCGCAGGGCACCGGCATGGGCGGCCCCGGCTACACCATCGCGGACGAGAACCTCGACTCGCTGGGCAAGCCCAACGAGACGGGCCAGGTCATCTACCCGGCGGGCACGGTGGCGATGGCCAACACCGGCAAGCCCGGCTCGGGCGGCAGCCAGTTCTTCCTCGTCTACAAGGACAGCCCGCTCACCCCGACGTACACCCCCTTCGGCAAGATCGACGCGGCCGGTCTGAAGGTGCTCGAAGAGGTGGCCAAGGCGGGCACCGCCGACGGCCAGCAGGACGGGGCCCCCAAGACCCCCGTGACCATCGAGAAGGGCACCGTCACCCAGAACTGA
- the secD gene encoding protein translocase subunit SecD, protein MAAPKKGRRPTGAQGRPGRALAIILIAMVALTAGMFLTKQTTPRLGIDLAGGTSITLKAKSEPGKPDAINETNMNTAIGIIERRVNGLGVSEAEVQKQGQDHIIVNIPKGTNEQQARDQVGTTAQLYFRPVLATADGAPVAPEANPSGSPSAAPSGSGSPSAGAPTPSSSATSQGRAVSEALKAPNAPSPSPSASESKKADDKATPSTSPSAPTAEQAAAADLQAKFAALDCSNEAQRTAVSKNVKPEDPTLACGKRGDAWGKWVLGPAQVAGTDVKDAKGIIDQQRGIWIVTMQFTDKGADKFAKITGELAAKQAPQNQFAIVLDGEVISDPSVSQALTGGNAEISGGFTQQSAMDLGNMLSYGALPLSFQEDSVTTVSAALGGEQLKAGLIAGAIGLALVVIYLLAYYRGLAFVAIISLIVSGILTYTIMALLGKGIGFALNLPAVCGAIVAIGITADSFIVYFERIRDEIREGRTLRPAVERAWPRARRTILVSDFVSFLAAAVLFIVTVGKVQGFAFTLGLTTLLDVVVVFLFTKPVMTLLARTNFFASGHPWSGLDPKRLGAKPPLRRSRRTGSDATAATVSVPVDAKEA, encoded by the coding sequence GTGGCAGCACCGAAGAAGGGCCGGCGGCCCACGGGGGCTCAGGGGAGGCCGGGGCGTGCCCTGGCCATCATCCTGATCGCGATGGTGGCGCTCACCGCGGGGATGTTCCTCACGAAGCAGACGACGCCGCGACTCGGCATCGACCTCGCAGGCGGTACGAGCATCACGCTCAAGGCCAAGAGCGAGCCCGGCAAGCCGGACGCGATCAACGAGACCAACATGAACACGGCGATCGGCATCATCGAACGCCGCGTCAACGGTCTCGGCGTCTCCGAGGCCGAGGTCCAGAAGCAGGGCCAAGACCACATCATCGTGAACATCCCCAAGGGGACGAACGAGCAGCAGGCGCGCGATCAGGTCGGCACCACCGCCCAGCTCTACTTCCGCCCCGTGCTCGCCACGGCGGATGGTGCCCCGGTCGCCCCCGAGGCCAACCCGAGCGGCTCCCCGAGCGCCGCCCCGAGCGGCTCCGGCAGCCCGTCCGCCGGTGCGCCCACCCCGTCGTCCAGCGCCACTTCCCAGGGCCGTGCGGTCAGCGAGGCCCTCAAGGCCCCGAACGCCCCCTCTCCCTCGCCCTCGGCGAGCGAGTCGAAGAAGGCAGACGACAAGGCCACCCCCTCCACGTCGCCGTCCGCGCCGACCGCCGAGCAGGCCGCAGCCGCGGACCTGCAGGCGAAGTTCGCCGCGCTGGACTGCAGCAACGAGGCGCAGCGCACCGCCGTCAGCAAGAACGTGAAGCCCGAGGACCCGACGCTCGCCTGTGGCAAGCGCGGCGACGCCTGGGGCAAGTGGGTGCTCGGTCCGGCGCAGGTCGCCGGTACGGACGTCAAGGACGCCAAGGGCATCATCGACCAGCAGCGCGGCATCTGGATCGTCACGATGCAGTTCACCGACAAGGGCGCCGACAAGTTCGCCAAGATCACCGGTGAGCTCGCTGCCAAGCAGGCCCCGCAGAACCAGTTCGCCATCGTGCTCGACGGCGAGGTCATCTCCGACCCGTCCGTCAGCCAGGCGCTGACCGGCGGCAACGCCGAGATCTCCGGCGGCTTCACCCAGCAGTCCGCGATGGACCTGGGCAACATGCTCTCGTACGGCGCCCTGCCGCTGTCCTTCCAGGAGGACAGCGTCACCACCGTCTCCGCCGCGCTCGGCGGCGAGCAGCTGAAGGCCGGCCTCATCGCCGGTGCCATCGGCCTCGCCCTCGTCGTGATCTACCTGCTGGCGTACTACCGGGGCCTGGCGTTCGTCGCCATCATCAGCCTCATCGTCTCCGGCATCCTGACCTACACGATCATGGCGCTGCTCGGCAAGGGCATCGGCTTCGCACTGAACCTGCCGGCCGTCTGCGGTGCGATCGTCGCGATCGGCATCACCGCGGACTCGTTCATCGTGTACTTCGAACGCATCCGTGACGAGATCCGCGAGGGCCGCACCCTGCGTCCGGCCGTCGAGCGCGCCTGGCCGCGCGCCCGTCGCACCATCCTGGTCTCCGACTTCGTGTCGTTCCTGGCCGCCGCGGTGCTGTTCATCGTCACCGTCGGCAAGGTGCAGGGCTTCGCCTTCACCCTGGGTCTGACCACCCTGCTCGACGTGGTCGTGGTGTTCCTCTTCACCAAGCCCGTCATGACGCTGCTGGCCCGCACGAACTTCTTCGCCAGCGGTCACCCGTGGTCCGGGCTGGACCCGAAGCGACTGGGCGCCAAGCCGCCGCTGCGACGCTCGCGTCGTACCGGCTCCGACGCGACCGCCGCGACCGTCTCCGTTCCCGTCGACGCAAAGGAGGCGTGA
- the ruvA gene encoding Holliday junction branch migration protein RuvA, whose amino-acid sequence MIAFVSGPVAALAPTLAVIEVGGVGMAVHCTPNTIAGLRTGEPARLATSLVVREDSLTLYGFADDDERQVFELLQTASGVGPKLAQAMLAVHSPDALRVAVSVGDEKALMAVSGIGKKGAQKLLLDLKDKLGAPLGSSGMVGAQRAAASGPPPWSEQLSAALVGLGYAPRDAEDAVSAVTPQAEAAIASGGSAPVPQLLRAALQSLNRAR is encoded by the coding sequence ATGATCGCCTTCGTCAGCGGCCCGGTCGCCGCGCTCGCCCCCACCCTGGCCGTCATCGAGGTCGGGGGAGTGGGCATGGCCGTGCACTGCACGCCGAACACCATCGCGGGCCTGCGGACCGGTGAGCCGGCCCGGCTGGCGACCTCCCTGGTCGTACGGGAGGACTCGCTGACGCTGTACGGCTTCGCCGACGACGACGAGCGCCAGGTCTTCGAGCTCCTGCAGACCGCCAGCGGGGTCGGGCCGAAGCTCGCCCAGGCGATGCTGGCCGTGCACAGCCCGGACGCGCTGCGCGTCGCCGTCTCGGTGGGGGACGAGAAGGCGCTGATGGCCGTCTCCGGCATCGGGAAGAAGGGCGCGCAGAAGCTCCTGCTGGACCTCAAGGACAAGCTGGGCGCGCCGCTGGGGTCGAGCGGGATGGTCGGCGCGCAGCGCGCGGCGGCCTCCGGCCCGCCGCCGTGGTCGGAGCAGCTCTCCGCCGCGCTGGTCGGCCTGGGCTACGCGCCCCGGGACGCGGAGGACGCGGTCTCGGCCGTGACCCCGCAGGCGGAGGCCGCGATCGCCTCCGGCGGTTCCGCCCCGGTTCCGCAGCTCCTGCGCGCGGCCCTGCAGTCCCTGAACCGGGCCCGCTGA
- a CDS encoding DUF349 domain-containing protein, translating to MSSDPWGRVDETGTVYVRTADGEKVVGSWQAGTPEEALAYFERKYEGLVVEIGLLERRVRTTDLAAKDAQTAIEHLRTQVDEHHAVGDLDALRVRLDKLVKTVDSRREERKVQKAKQTDEARTAKDALVAEAEELAQSDQWRSAGERLRALVDIWKGLPRLDRKSDDELWHRFSHARSAFSKRRKAHFASLDAQREDARKVKEKLVAEAESLSKSTDWGPTAARYRELMESWKAAGRAQRESEDDLWNRFRGAQDVFFAARSEVFAERDAEQVENLKLKEELADEAEKLVPITDLKAARAAFRSLNERWEAIGHVPRDARPKVEGRMHTVERAIQEAEEGEWRRTNPEARARAAGLTGQLQAAVDKLRGQIDTARAQGNNSKADKLSRELEGRQALLDQALKGLEEFGG from the coding sequence GTGAGCAGCGACCCGTGGGGCCGAGTCGACGAGACCGGCACCGTGTACGTGCGTACTGCCGATGGCGAGAAGGTCGTCGGCTCGTGGCAGGCCGGCACCCCGGAGGAGGCCCTGGCCTACTTCGAGCGCAAGTACGAGGGCCTGGTGGTCGAGATCGGCCTCCTCGAACGACGGGTGCGGACCACCGATCTGGCCGCCAAGGACGCCCAGACGGCCATCGAGCACCTGCGCACGCAGGTGGACGAGCACCACGCCGTCGGCGACCTCGACGCGCTGCGCGTCCGGCTCGACAAGCTGGTGAAGACCGTGGACTCGCGCCGCGAGGAGCGCAAGGTCCAGAAGGCCAAGCAGACGGACGAGGCCCGTACGGCCAAGGACGCGCTGGTGGCCGAGGCCGAGGAGCTGGCGCAGAGCGACCAGTGGCGCAGTGCCGGCGAGCGGCTGCGGGCCCTGGTGGACATCTGGAAGGGTCTGCCCCGCCTCGACCGCAAGTCGGACGACGAGCTGTGGCACCGCTTCTCGCACGCCCGCTCCGCCTTCTCCAAGCGCCGCAAGGCCCACTTCGCCTCGCTCGACGCGCAGCGCGAGGACGCCCGCAAGGTCAAGGAGAAGCTGGTCGCGGAGGCCGAGTCGCTGTCGAAGTCGACCGACTGGGGTCCGACGGCCGCGCGCTACCGCGAGCTGATGGAGAGCTGGAAGGCCGCGGGCCGCGCGCAGCGCGAGTCCGAGGACGACCTGTGGAACCGTTTCCGCGGCGCCCAGGACGTGTTCTTCGCGGCGCGCAGCGAGGTCTTCGCGGAGCGCGACGCGGAGCAGGTGGAGAACCTGAAGCTGAAGGAGGAGCTGGCCGACGAGGCCGAGAAGCTCGTCCCGATCACGGACCTGAAGGCGGCCCGCGCCGCGTTCCGCTCCCTGAACGAGCGCTGGGAGGCCATCGGCCACGTACCGCGGGACGCGCGTCCCAAGGTCGAGGGGCGGATGCACACCGTCGAGCGGGCCATCCAGGAGGCCGAGGAAGGCGAGTGGCGCCGTACGAACCCGGAGGCGCGGGCCCGTGCGGCCGGTCTGACGGGCCAGCTGCAGGCGGCGGTCGACAAGCTGCGCGGCCAGATCGACACGGCGCGCGCGCAGGGCAACAACTCCAAGGCCGACAAGCTGTCCCGTGAGCTGGAGGGCCGTCAGGCCCTGCTGGACCAGGCGCTGAAGGGTCTCGAGGAGTTCGGCGGCTGA